One Microbacterium marinum genomic window carries:
- a CDS encoding Gfo/Idh/MocA family protein, with protein sequence MTGPVGIGVVGAGVISQTYLENLTSFPDVKVVAIGDIIPERAQAKAQEHGVPAWGTLEEVLANPEVELVVNLTIPQVHIEVSSAAIAAGKHVWTEKPLGLDREGARRLLSDAAAKGVRVGSAPDTILGPGFQTAKRAISEGVIGTPLFVQTAFQTQGPDLWHPEPAFLFANGAGPLLDMGPYYFSALVSLLGPIAGVAARGSRFRTERQIHTGPRAGETFPVEVPSSVQVVSTFEGGQHGTHLLSFDSALERHGVVEIHGTEGSMVLPDPNRFDGRTAYVKPLGVFRDGMKTDQEWIEVEQQGTVVGRGLGVLDMVRAIAEDRPHVATGDLGFHVLDVLLSAQASAETGAYLEIDSTVAPVPAVPVDFDPFAQTLV encoded by the coding sequence ATGACCGGCCCCGTCGGAATCGGCGTCGTCGGCGCCGGTGTCATCAGCCAGACCTACCTCGAGAACCTCACCTCGTTCCCCGACGTGAAGGTCGTCGCGATCGGCGACATCATCCCCGAGCGCGCCCAGGCCAAGGCGCAGGAGCACGGCGTGCCCGCGTGGGGCACCCTGGAGGAGGTCCTCGCCAACCCCGAGGTCGAGCTCGTCGTCAACCTGACCATCCCGCAGGTGCACATCGAGGTCTCCTCGGCCGCGATCGCTGCAGGCAAGCACGTCTGGACCGAGAAGCCCCTCGGCCTCGACCGCGAGGGTGCGCGCCGACTGCTCAGCGACGCTGCGGCGAAGGGCGTGCGCGTCGGTTCGGCTCCCGACACGATCCTCGGCCCCGGCTTCCAGACCGCCAAGCGCGCCATCTCGGAAGGCGTCATCGGGACGCCGCTGTTCGTGCAGACCGCGTTCCAGACGCAGGGCCCCGACCTGTGGCATCCCGAACCCGCCTTCCTGTTCGCGAACGGTGCCGGCCCCCTGCTCGACATGGGCCCGTACTACTTCTCCGCGCTCGTGAGCCTGCTGGGCCCGATCGCCGGTGTCGCGGCACGCGGCTCGAGGTTCCGCACGGAGCGTCAGATCCACACCGGTCCCCGCGCGGGCGAGACCTTCCCGGTCGAGGTTCCCTCCTCGGTCCAGGTCGTCTCGACCTTCGAGGGTGGTCAGCACGGAACGCACCTGCTGAGCTTCGACTCGGCGCTCGAGCGGCACGGGGTCGTGGAGATCCACGGCACCGAGGGCTCCATGGTGCTGCCCGACCCGAACCGCTTCGACGGCCGCACGGCGTATGTGAAGCCCCTCGGTGTCTTCCGCGACGGGATGAAGACCGACCAGGAGTGGATCGAGGTCGAGCAGCAGGGCACGGTCGTCGGCCGCGGCCTCGGCGTGCTCGACATGGTCCGCGCCATCGCGGAGGACCGGCCGCACGTCGCCACCGGCGACCTCGGCTTCCACGTACTCGATGTGCTGCTGTCGGCGCAGGCCTCGGCGGAGACCGGCGCCTACCTCGAGATCGACAGCACGGTCGCGCCCGTGCCTGCGGTTCCGGTCGACTTCGACCCGTTCGCTCAGACGCTGGTCTGA
- a CDS encoding BLUF domain-containing protein has translation MTDHDEALLSVVYSSHARDRFDEGRLRELLAQSRAANEHRGVTGMLLYRGGRFVQILEGPEQAVRDLLETIEADDRHTGIRVLIDEFVEHRNFADWTMGYEQITEPHEQAPDGFRDTFDDLERGDASVTLRAARELSLWFRVRARHRS, from the coding sequence ATGACCGACCACGACGAGGCATTGCTGTCTGTCGTCTATTCCAGCCATGCGCGGGATCGGTTCGACGAGGGGCGGCTGCGCGAACTGCTGGCGCAGAGCCGAGCGGCGAACGAGCACCGCGGAGTGACCGGCATGCTCCTGTACCGAGGCGGACGCTTCGTCCAGATCCTCGAAGGCCCCGAGCAGGCGGTGCGCGATCTCCTCGAGACGATCGAGGCGGATGACCGCCACACCGGCATCCGTGTCCTGATCGACGAGTTCGTCGAGCATCGCAACTTCGCCGACTGGACGATGGGCTACGAGCAGATCACCGAACCGCACGAGCAGGCGCCCGACGGCTTCCGCGACACGTTCGACGACCTCGAGCGCGGTGACGCGTCGGTCACGCTCCGCGCCGCACGCGAGTTGAGCCTGTGGTTCCGCGTCCGCGCGAGGCACCGCAGCTGA